One genomic segment of Gossypium arboreum isolate Shixiya-1 chromosome 3, ASM2569848v2, whole genome shotgun sequence includes these proteins:
- the LOC108474397 gene encoding probable LRR receptor-like serine/threonine-protein kinase At1g14390 isoform X1, whose product METSRVGFCLLLCTIFMVVPVSIGQLTSTETRLLFQVQKLLEYPEVLQGWTKWTNFCYLPHSPPLKIVCANSRVTEITIVGNRSSPANVVPGSGPQGLSGKFSMDSLFTVLTKFSSLRVLSLVSLGLWGPLPPKINRFHSLQALNMTSNFISGRIPKQIASFQNLTSLVLADNLFNGSVPDLTGLPLLKVVNLGGNLLGPQFPSLSQSLVSITLSNNSFRSQIPSGLKKFNQLQRLDISSNRLVGPLPSFLFSLASIQYLNLAQNQLSGALASTTACSNNLSFVDISNNLLIGKLPSCIGSNSRNKTVISSWNCLSTGNSNRQHPYSFCNKEALAVKPVESKEQEEPGINLGLILGIIGGVVAIAGAIALLMFVIIRRSRTTEDANYDERSIVDKMSVRSSPKPPIDSRRVPQTMRSAAIGLPRYRVFSLEEIEDATNNFNPSNFMGEGSQGQLYKGWLVDGSLVVVKCLKLKQKHAPQNLIQHMEVLSKLRHRHLVSVLGHCIVTYQDHPNVASTVFVVFEHISNGSLREHLTDWKKKEILKWPQRMAITIGAARGVQFLQTGISPGIYGNDLKIDNILLDETLTPKISNYNIPLPLKTGSESPLSNRLSSDENAEKEDIYQLGVLLLQVITGKLVTFSNELDGLKLELEKCLAEGPSKLRGVIDPSIRGTFADESMKTTVEFAINCLSKDSTKRPSIEDVLWNLQYSIQVQEGWASSGNLATHM is encoded by the exons ATGGAGACTTCCAGGGTGGGTTTCTGTTtattgctttgtacaattttcatGGTTGTTCCAGTTTCAATAGGTCAGCTTACTTCAACCGAAACCAGGCTTCTTTTCCAAGTTCAAAAGCTTCTTGAATACCCTGAGGTACTTCAAGGATGGACAAAGTGGACCAACTTCTGTTATCTCCCTCATTCTCCTCCTCTCAAGATTGTGTGTGCAAACAGTCGCGTGACGGAGATAACCATCGTTGGAAACAGGAGCTCTCCAGCGAATGTTGTACCAGGTTCTGGACCACAGGGTTTGTCCGGCAAGTTTTCCATGGATTCATTATTCACTGTCCTCACCAAGTTTTCTAGTTTGAGAGTATTGTCCCTGGTGTCCCTGGGGTTATGGGGTCCCTTGCCTCCCAAGATCAACAGGTTTCATTCACTCCAAGCTCTCAACATGACCTCTAATTTCATCTCCGGCAGGATTCCTAAGCAGATTGCATCGTTCCAGAATCTAACAAGTCTGGTTTTGGCTGATAATCTGTTCAATGGGAGCGTTCCAGATCTTACAGGCTTACCACTCCTTAAAGTTGTGAATTTGGGTGGCAACCTCCTTGGACCTCAGTTTCCTTCATTGAGCCAAAGTCTTGTAAGCATCACGTTGAGCAACAACTCATTTAGATCCCAGATCCCTTCAGGACTGAAGAAATTCAATCAGCTCCAGAGGCTGGACATCTCTTCTAATAGACTTGTGGGACCACTCCCATCGTTTCTATTCTCCTTGGCTTCAATTCAGTATCTTAATTTGGCCCAGAACCAATTAAGCGGAGCCCTTGCTTCCACTACAGCTTGTAGTAACAACCTCTCCTTTGTAGATATCTCAAACAACCTTTTGATAGGGAAACTCCCTTCATGCATCGGATCAAACTCCAGAAACAAAACAGTCATTAGTTCATGGAATTGTCTGTCTACTGGGAATTCAAATCGCCAACATCCTTATTCATTTTGCAACAAAGAGGCATTGGCTGTTAAGCCCGTGGAAAGCAAGGAGCAGGAGGAGCCTGGGATCAACTTGGGTCTAATACTCGGTATCATTGGAGGCGTTGTTGCCATTGCAGGAGCTATTGCTTTGTTGATGTTTGTGATTATTCGAAGATCACGAACAACTGAAGACGCAAATTATGATGAAAGATCCATTGTAGACAAAATGTCTGTTCGTAGCTCTCCCAAACCACCCATTGATTCAA GGCGAGTTCCACAGACAATGAGATCAGCTGCAATTGGGCTTCCACGATATCGCGttttcagcttggaagaaattgAAGATGCAACCAACAACTTTAACCCATCAAATTTTATGGGGGAAGGATCTCAAGGGCAG CTCTATAAAGGTTGGCTTGTAGATGGGTCACTGGTGGTGGTAAAATGTTTGAAACTAAAGCAGAAGCATGCACCTCAAAATCTGATACAACACATGGAAGTTTTGTCCAAGCTGAGGCATCGTCATTTGGTTAGCGTTCTGGGACACTGTATTGTAACTTACCAGGATCATCCTAATGTTGCCAGTACTGTGTTCGTTGTTTTCGAGCACATTTCCAACGGATCATTGCGGGAACATCTTACTG ATTGGAAAAAGAAGGAGATACTGAAATGGCCACAGAGAATGGCAATCACCATTGGAGCTGCAAGAGGAGTTCAATTCCTGCAAACAGGAATTTCGCCTGGGATTTACGGAAACGATTTAAAGATTGATAATATTTTGTTGGATGAGACTCTTACACCCAAAATTAGTAATTACAACATCCCATTGCCACTTAAG ACGGGTTCGGAAAGCCCCCTCTCAAATCGCCTTAGCAG TGATGAAAATGCTGAGAAGGAAGACATTTATCAACTGGGAGTTCTGCTGCTACAGGTTATTACCGGTAAATTGGTCACATTTTCAAATGAATTGGATGGGCTTAAACTTGAG CTGGAAAAGTGCTTAGCTGAAGGGCCATCGAAGTTAAGAGGTGTGATTGATCCCTCAATACGAGGCACTTTTGCAGATGAATCAATGAAGACCACAGTTGAATTCGCTATAAATTGCCTGTCCAAAGATTCAACCAAACGCCCCTCGATAGAAGACGTCCTTTGGAATTTGCAATATTCGATTCAAGTTCAGGAAGGATGGGCCAGTAGTGGAAACCTCGCCACACATATGTAA
- the LOC108474397 gene encoding probable LRR receptor-like serine/threonine-protein kinase At1g14390 isoform X2 — translation METSRVGFCLLLCTIFMVVPVSIGQLTSTETRLLFQVQKLLEYPEVLQGWTKWTNFCYLPHSPPLKIVCANSRVTEITIVGNRSSPANVVPGSGPQGLSGKFSMDSLFTVLTKFSSLRVLSLVSLGLWGPLPPKINRFHSLQALNMTSNFISGRIPKQIASFQNLTSLVLADNLFNGSVPDLTGLPLLKVVNLGGNLLGPQFPSLSQSLVSITLSNNSFRSQIPSGLKKFNQLQRLDISSNRLVGPLPSFLFSLASIQYLNLAQNQLSGALASTTACSNNLSFVDISNNLLIGKLPSCIGSNSRNKTVISSWNCLSTGNSNRQHPYSFCNKEALAVKPVESKEQEEPGINLGLILGIIGGVVAIAGAIALLMFVIIRRSRTTEDANYDERSIVDKMSVRSSPKPPIDSRRVPQTMRSAAIGLPRYRVFSLEEIEDATNNFNPSNFMGEGSQGQLYKGWLVDGSLVVVKCLKLKQKHAPQNLIQHMEVLSKLRHRHLVSVLGHCIVTYQDHPNVASTVFVVFEHISNGSLREHLTDWKKKEILKWPQRMAITIGAARGVQFLQTGISPGIYGNDLKIDNILLDETLTPKISNYNIPLPLKTGSESPLSNRLSR, via the exons ATGGAGACTTCCAGGGTGGGTTTCTGTTtattgctttgtacaattttcatGGTTGTTCCAGTTTCAATAGGTCAGCTTACTTCAACCGAAACCAGGCTTCTTTTCCAAGTTCAAAAGCTTCTTGAATACCCTGAGGTACTTCAAGGATGGACAAAGTGGACCAACTTCTGTTATCTCCCTCATTCTCCTCCTCTCAAGATTGTGTGTGCAAACAGTCGCGTGACGGAGATAACCATCGTTGGAAACAGGAGCTCTCCAGCGAATGTTGTACCAGGTTCTGGACCACAGGGTTTGTCCGGCAAGTTTTCCATGGATTCATTATTCACTGTCCTCACCAAGTTTTCTAGTTTGAGAGTATTGTCCCTGGTGTCCCTGGGGTTATGGGGTCCCTTGCCTCCCAAGATCAACAGGTTTCATTCACTCCAAGCTCTCAACATGACCTCTAATTTCATCTCCGGCAGGATTCCTAAGCAGATTGCATCGTTCCAGAATCTAACAAGTCTGGTTTTGGCTGATAATCTGTTCAATGGGAGCGTTCCAGATCTTACAGGCTTACCACTCCTTAAAGTTGTGAATTTGGGTGGCAACCTCCTTGGACCTCAGTTTCCTTCATTGAGCCAAAGTCTTGTAAGCATCACGTTGAGCAACAACTCATTTAGATCCCAGATCCCTTCAGGACTGAAGAAATTCAATCAGCTCCAGAGGCTGGACATCTCTTCTAATAGACTTGTGGGACCACTCCCATCGTTTCTATTCTCCTTGGCTTCAATTCAGTATCTTAATTTGGCCCAGAACCAATTAAGCGGAGCCCTTGCTTCCACTACAGCTTGTAGTAACAACCTCTCCTTTGTAGATATCTCAAACAACCTTTTGATAGGGAAACTCCCTTCATGCATCGGATCAAACTCCAGAAACAAAACAGTCATTAGTTCATGGAATTGTCTGTCTACTGGGAATTCAAATCGCCAACATCCTTATTCATTTTGCAACAAAGAGGCATTGGCTGTTAAGCCCGTGGAAAGCAAGGAGCAGGAGGAGCCTGGGATCAACTTGGGTCTAATACTCGGTATCATTGGAGGCGTTGTTGCCATTGCAGGAGCTATTGCTTTGTTGATGTTTGTGATTATTCGAAGATCACGAACAACTGAAGACGCAAATTATGATGAAAGATCCATTGTAGACAAAATGTCTGTTCGTAGCTCTCCCAAACCACCCATTGATTCAA GGCGAGTTCCACAGACAATGAGATCAGCTGCAATTGGGCTTCCACGATATCGCGttttcagcttggaagaaattgAAGATGCAACCAACAACTTTAACCCATCAAATTTTATGGGGGAAGGATCTCAAGGGCAG CTCTATAAAGGTTGGCTTGTAGATGGGTCACTGGTGGTGGTAAAATGTTTGAAACTAAAGCAGAAGCATGCACCTCAAAATCTGATACAACACATGGAAGTTTTGTCCAAGCTGAGGCATCGTCATTTGGTTAGCGTTCTGGGACACTGTATTGTAACTTACCAGGATCATCCTAATGTTGCCAGTACTGTGTTCGTTGTTTTCGAGCACATTTCCAACGGATCATTGCGGGAACATCTTACTG ATTGGAAAAAGAAGGAGATACTGAAATGGCCACAGAGAATGGCAATCACCATTGGAGCTGCAAGAGGAGTTCAATTCCTGCAAACAGGAATTTCGCCTGGGATTTACGGAAACGATTTAAAGATTGATAATATTTTGTTGGATGAGACTCTTACACCCAAAATTAGTAATTACAACATCCCATTGCCACTTAAG ACGGGTTCGGAAAGCCCCCTCTCAAATCGCCTTAGCAGGTAG